The following proteins come from a genomic window of Bactrocera dorsalis isolate Fly_Bdor chromosome 6, ASM2337382v1, whole genome shotgun sequence:
- the LOC125779341 gene encoding uncharacterized protein LOC125779341, which produces MPRLRQRNTVGRHTSDSRRMSILRRNHSEEQRAQVNARGRAVYRERRAQIRAEFADNQRPNYRQGRVPVRLRDQMEHVGFHHDPDCDYSLHGALGAMDIICTHCNAAKFRGETAGMCCFSGKVKLPALEPPPEPLHSLLTGESPTSKHFLQNIQAYNSCFQMTSFGATKIIRDPFMPTFKIQGQIYHRAGSLIPFVDADYQFLQIYFIGNETDQLNQQCKIATGTRREIVLNLQRFLNEHNELIRLFKIALDRKPSDNHRIVIIADKMPMGQHARRFNAPTIDEVAIVIVGEQFESRDIVLHRRNEQLQRVSELHRSYDALQYPILLWRGDDGYHINMRLINPTTGKKVQFLRRNATYDSIFCVLFIYRPRNTEKTQCDELLFVQNNDSSARR; this is translated from the exons atgcctcgactgcgccaacgtaatacggttggcaggcatacgagtgattcacgtcgaatgtcaatATTAAGAAGAAATCACAGCGAAGAGCAACGCGCTCAAGTGAATGCCCGAGGTAGAGCGGTGTACAGAGAGCGGCGTGCACAGATTAGAGCTGAATTCGCCGACAATCAACGGCCAAATTACCGTCAAGGCCGAGTTCCGGTCCGCCTTCGCGATCAAATGGAACATGTTGGCTTTCACCACGATCCTGACTGCGACTACAGCCTGCATGGTGCCCTCGGAGcaatggatattatttgtaCGCATTGCAATGCAGCGAAATTTCGAGGAGAAACAGCTGGCATGTGCTGCTTCAGTGGCAAAGTGAAACTGCCTGCATTGGAACCGCCACCAGAACCATTACATTCCTTGCTCACTGGAGAATCGCCGACGTCTAAGCATTTCTTGCAGAACATACAAGCGtacaattcatgctttcaaatgacttcttttggtGCCACAAAGATCATTAGAGATCCATTTATGCCGACGTTCAAG ATTCAGGGACAAATATACCATCGAGCAGGCTCGCTCATACCATTTGTCGATGCCGactatcaatttttgcaaatatatttcatcggtAATGAAACTGACCAACTAAATCAACAATGTAAAATTGCGACCGGCACAAGGCGAGAAATCGTACTAAATTTGCAAAGATTTCTCAATGAGCACAAtgaattgattcgattgttcaaaatcgcattggaccgcaagccgtctgataaccatcgaatcgtcatcatagcagacaaaatgccgatggggcagcatgccagacgattcaacgcaccaacaatcgatgaggtggcaatcgtcattgttggcgaacagtttgaatcgcgagatattgtactgcaccgtagaaacgaacaacttcagcgtgtttccgagctacaccgtagttATGATGCATTACAATATCCGATATTATTGtggagaggtgatgacggctatcacatcaatatgcgaTTGATAAATCCAACTACTGgtaaaaaagtacaatttctgagaagaaatgctacttacgattcaatattttgtgtattgttcatttataggcCAAGAAACACCGAAAAAACTCAGTGCGATGAACTTCTATTCGTACAGAATAATGATTCGTCCGCAAGAAGATAA